The following are from one region of the Falco cherrug isolate bFalChe1 chromosome 19, bFalChe1.pri, whole genome shotgun sequence genome:
- the LOC129734247 gene encoding scale keratin-like: protein MSCYDLCPPKTSVAVPQPIAESCNELCARQCPDSTAFIQPPPVVVTFPGPILSSFPQQAVVGSSGAPAFGGSLGLGGLYGAGATQGSGGLCTFGRPYTSAACTPCAWPRYGKKLWDTCGPC, encoded by the coding sequence ATGTCTTGCTACGACCTGTGCCCACCAAAAACCAGCGTTGCCGTCCCCCAGCCCATCGCTGAGAGCTGCAACGAGCTGTGCGCCCGCCAGTGCCCCGACTCAACGGCCTTCATCCAGCCGCCCCCCGTGGTCGTCACCTTccccggccccatcctcagctccttcccccagcaagccgtggtgggctccTCCGGAGCACCCGCCTTtgggggctccctggggctggggggcctcTACGGCGCTGGGGCCACACAGGGCTCGGGCGGCCTCTGCACCTTTGGCAGACCCTACACCTCTGCGGCCTGCACCCCCTGCGCCTGGCCCCGCTACGGCAAGAAGCTCTGGGACACCTGTGGGCCCTGCTAG